tcatcctcaaactaatgggcaaGCTGAAGTCTCTAATCGAGAGATCAAGCAAATCTTGGAGAAGGTTGTGAGTCCGTCAAGGAAAGaatattggtctttgaagctatATAAAGTTGTTTGGACCTACAGAACAGCATTCAAGACTCCTCTAGGCATGTTTCCTTTCCAGTTGGTATATGGTGAGGCGTGTCATTTGCCTACAAAGCTAGaacataaagcatattgggctttgaagaagctgAATCTTGACATGGAAGCTGCTCGAGAAAAGAGAATGCTCCAACTTAATGAACTCGACAAATTCCATCTACAGGATtatgaaaataacaagttatatCAGGAGAAGGTCAAGAGATGGAATGATAGGAGGTTAGTGCACAAGACATTTGTGCCTGTTCAGCAAGTTCTattgttcaactctcatctccgtctttttccagGAAAACTTAAGTCACGGTGGTCAGGTCCGTTCATTGTCAAAACTTTGTTTCCACATGGAGCCATGGAAATTTTTGATGAGCATCCGGACCAAGCGTTCAAAgaaatggtcagaggttgaaacattattatggggatacggcgAACCGTGAGGTGGTGAGCGCTGTTTTTGTAACAACTTGATTTCAAAGTTTCACGTCAAGCTAAAGATGTAAAACAAGCGCTTCGTAGGAGGCAACCCATCCATTTGTTGTATTTTtgctaaaaaagaaaaataaaaaataaaaaaactgaaAATTTTTCCAGAAGTGCGGCGTGCCATGTGTGCGATGTCCctggaaaagaaaaaaaagtgaaaaaatgaaaaaaaaatagCAAATCAGCTTAACCCAAGCCCAAACCCGAATTCTACCCTATTTCTACACCCTAAACAACTCCCCACCCCTCCTATCTCTAtcctatatatatacatctacATACATACAAACACATCTCATACACCCACAAATCCTAGCCTCTCCTACATACAATACTTACACCCAAATCGCTATCACTTGTGATTATGGCACCCAAAAGAGCACGAACCACAGGGAGTAGTAGCACctatgtgacgccctccaaactcgggtcagaagtttggggttcacaacacaaaCATACACTAATACATATACCtgcttatgaaagtaatatatgtaaagaccctacttaccataaccatggatcacaacaggttaaagtatgaaaacaagccacaaccttaacttttattacatcgtaccaaatcccaactagttctgcttacaactgataatgatatcattcttacaatcttacagaACTCATCTAtattataaagc
This genomic interval from Apium graveolens cultivar Ventura chromosome 8, ASM990537v1, whole genome shotgun sequence contains the following:
- the LOC141679481 gene encoding uncharacterized protein LOC141679481, with translation MERYHVNLRVTTTYHPQTNGQAEVSNREIKQILEKVVSPSRKEYWSLKLYKVVWTYRTAFKTPLGMFPFQLVYGEACHLPTKLEHKAYWALKKLNLDMEAAREKRMLQLNELDKFHLQDYENNKLYQEKVKRWNDRRLVHKTFVPVQQVLLFNSHLRLFPGKLKSRWSGPFIVKTLFPHGAMEIFDEHPDQAFKEMVRG